One genomic region from Thermoplasmata archaeon encodes:
- the gyrB gene encoding DNA topoisomerase (ATP-hydrolyzing) subunit B, with protein MAENAVRYDASSIQVLEGLTAVRKRPGMYIGSTDSRGLHHLVNEVVDNSIDEAMAGFCTEIYVTINEDGSVTVEDNGRGIPVDIHPKYGKPAVEIAMTVLHAGSKFDRTTYKVSGGLHGVGVHVVNALSEWLEVKVKRDGKIYFQRYERGVPVTGLKTIGEAQNTGTIVTFKPDKEIFETTEFDYDVIARRLRDLAFLNKGVRILLEDKRTGKTNEFRYEGGIISFVEFLNTNKNVLHKPPIYISGYRDTTEVEIALQYNDTYVENLLSFVNNISTVDGGTHVVGFRSALTRVINDYAKSNEMLKGDFTLTGEDVREGLTAVISVKVMEPQFEGQTKAKLGNSEVKGIVESVLYDKLKEYFEEHPNEAKSIVEKTIQAALAREAARKARELTRRKGLLETSTLPGKLADCSNEEPAKCELFIVEGESAGGSAKQGRNREFQAILPLRGKILNVEKARAEKIYQNEEICTLITAIGTHINSDFDISKLRYHKIIIMTDADVDGSHIRTLLLTFFFRHMKQLIENGHVYIAQPPLYKIKKGKEEYYAYSDKERDEILAKIGGNAVVQRYKGLGEMTPQQLWETTMNPDKRTLVKVTIEDAVEADQLFTVLMGEEVEPRRKYIEEHAKEVTNLDI; from the coding sequence GTGGCAGAAAATGCAGTTAGATATGATGCGTCAAGCATCCAAGTTCTGGAAGGTCTCACGGCAGTCAGAAAACGGCCAGGTATGTACATAGGCAGCACGGACAGCCGTGGACTTCACCATCTCGTGAACGAGGTTGTAGACAACAGCATAGATGAGGCAATGGCAGGTTTCTGCACAGAAATTTATGTAACAATAAACGAGGATGGAAGTGTGACTGTGGAGGACAATGGCCGTGGGATTCCAGTTGACATTCATCCAAAGTATGGAAAGCCAGCCGTGGAAATCGCAATGACCGTGTTGCATGCAGGCAGCAAATTTGACAGAACCACATACAAGGTCTCTGGTGGCTTGCATGGTGTAGGTGTGCATGTGGTCAACGCACTCTCGGAATGGCTTGAGGTAAAGGTAAAAAGAGATGGTAAGATTTATTTCCAGAGGTATGAGAGAGGCGTACCAGTGACTGGCCTGAAAACAATTGGAGAGGCACAAAATACAGGCACAATTGTCACTTTCAAGCCAGACAAGGAAATCTTTGAAACTACAGAATTTGATTACGATGTGATTGCCAGGCGTTTGAGAGACCTTGCCTTCCTCAACAAAGGGGTGCGAATCCTTCTTGAAGACAAGCGAACAGGCAAAACAAACGAGTTCAGATATGAAGGAGGCATAATCTCTTTCGTGGAATTCCTGAATACGAACAAGAATGTACTACACAAACCGCCCATCTACATAAGTGGTTACAGGGATACAACAGAGGTGGAGATTGCACTCCAGTATAATGATACTTATGTAGAAAATCTGCTCTCGTTTGTGAACAACATTTCTACGGTGGATGGAGGCACCCATGTCGTTGGCTTTCGTTCTGCTCTCACGAGAGTGATCAACGACTATGCAAAGAGTAACGAAATGCTTAAAGGCGATTTCACGCTCACAGGCGAAGATGTGCGAGAGGGTCTGACTGCAGTAATAAGTGTTAAGGTGATGGAGCCACAGTTTGAGGGACAGACGAAAGCAAAGCTGGGCAACAGTGAGGTTAAGGGTATTGTGGAAAGTGTGCTTTACGACAAGCTGAAGGAGTATTTTGAGGAGCATCCAAACGAAGCAAAATCAATTGTAGAGAAGACAATCCAGGCAGCGCTGGCTAGAGAAGCTGCGAGAAAGGCAAGAGAATTGACAAGGAGAAAGGGGTTGCTTGAGACATCAACACTGCCAGGCAAACTTGCGGATTGCTCAAATGAAGAACCTGCAAAATGTGAACTGTTCATAGTGGAAGGAGAGTCAGCAGGTGGCTCCGCAAAGCAAGGCAGGAACAGGGAATTTCAGGCAATTTTGCCCCTGAGAGGTAAAATCCTGAATGTGGAGAAGGCAAGAGCAGAAAAAATTTACCAGAACGAGGAGATTTGCACGCTTATTACAGCAATTGGCACCCACATAAATTCCGATTTTGACATTTCAAAGCTCCGCTATCACAAAATAATAATAATGACAGATGCAGATGTGGATGGCTCCCACATTCGCACACTCTTGCTCACCTTCTTCTTCCGCCACATGAAGCAACTCATAGAAAACGGGCATGTTTACATTGCCCAGCCCCCACTTTACAAAATAAAGAAAGGAAAGGAAGAATACTATGCCTACAGCGATAAAGAGAGAGACGAAATCCTAGCTAAAATTGGAGGAAATGCAGTGGTGCAGCGTTATAAGGGTCTGGGTGAGATGACACCTCAGCAGCTCTGGGAGACCACAATGAACCCTGATAAAAGGACACTGGTTAAAGTGACAATCGAGGATGCGGTTGAAGCAGACCAGTTATTCACGGTTTTGATGGGCGAGGAAGTAGAGCCAAGAAGAAAGTATATTGAAGAACATGCCAAAGAGGTAACGAATCTGGATATTTAG
- the gyrA gene encoding DNA gyrase subunit A — protein MGEEAGAAVKEAAKQVIERAVEQEMKKSYIDYAMSVIVGRALPDVKDGLKPVQRRILYAMYESGTTHDKPYKKSARTVGDVLGKYHPHGESAIYDALVRMAQDFSMRYMLIDGQGNFGSVDGDVPAAMRYTEARLSKIAGELLEDIDKETVPWVDNFDASLKEPVVLPSKLPNLLINGSSGIAVGMATNIPPHNLSEVVDGIVKYIEKPEVTIEELMEIIKGPDFPTGGIIYGTAGIREAYTTGKGIITIRAKTKIEEVRGKKAIIVTEIPYTVNKAQMLEKIAELVKDRKIDGIVDLRDESDREGMRVVIELRKDAMEEIVLNQLFVHTQMELSFGIINLALVNNVPKLLNLKELIHYFVEHRVDVVTKRSQYELRKAEERAHILNGLIIALENIDETIRIIRKARTVEDAKKTLMARFLLSEEQAKAILDMRLQKLTGMEVEGVRNELAMLNQKITELKDLLSSREKILAVIKKELLELKEKYGDERRTQIEVSTREVTVEDLIPDEPTVILFTNTGYIKRMPVDSYRMQRRGGKGLIGMETKEEDYITRIIHAMTHDNILFFTTKGKVYELKAYEIPQGERYAKGKAIVNLLPKLEQGERVLTAVGVREFDDAHYLVFATKKGLIKKTLLQEYANIRSSGIIALNLEENDELIDVRISEGNQEVILATADGLAVRFNESDVRATGRATYGVIGIRLNEGDYVVSMATVEPGEDILSITENGFGKRTPLEDYRKTRRGGKGVITIVTNERNGRVVRVLGVKETDEIIVTSHASKVIRTRVSEIPKQGRNTMGARVMRLDEGEKVIAVAKLANEEDSADKSGK, from the coding sequence ATGGGTGAGGAAGCAGGGGCCGCGGTAAAGGAAGCAGCAAAACAGGTGATTGAGAGGGCTGTAGAGCAGGAGATGAAGAAGTCCTACATTGATTATGCAATGAGCGTTATTGTGGGAAGAGCTCTGCCCGATGTAAAGGATGGATTGAAGCCAGTGCAACGCAGAATTCTCTATGCAATGTATGAGTCAGGCACAACGCATGACAAACCCTACAAAAAATCCGCAAGAACTGTTGGTGATGTGCTGGGCAAGTATCATCCTCACGGCGAAAGCGCAATCTACGATGCTCTTGTAAGAATGGCACAGGACTTCTCAATGCGTTACATGCTAATCGATGGCCAGGGTAATTTTGGAAGCGTTGATGGCGATGTACCTGCAGCAATGCGTTATACTGAAGCACGCCTTTCAAAGATTGCTGGAGAATTGCTGGAAGACATAGATAAGGAAACAGTGCCCTGGGTTGATAATTTTGATGCAAGCTTGAAAGAGCCAGTTGTTTTGCCTTCAAAACTTCCAAATTTGCTTATAAATGGCTCTTCAGGTATTGCTGTGGGAATGGCTACGAACATTCCTCCACATAACCTTTCAGAGGTTGTGGATGGAATTGTGAAGTACATTGAGAAGCCAGAGGTTACAATTGAGGAGCTGATGGAAATTATAAAAGGGCCTGATTTTCCCACGGGAGGCATAATTTACGGGACCGCGGGAATCAGGGAAGCATACACGACTGGCAAAGGCATCATCACAATAAGGGCAAAGACAAAAATTGAGGAGGTGAGAGGAAAGAAGGCAATAATCGTCACAGAAATTCCATACACTGTGAACAAAGCCCAGATGCTGGAGAAGATTGCGGAGCTTGTTAAGGATAGGAAAATTGACGGGATTGTGGATTTAAGAGATGAGTCAGACCGGGAGGGAATGAGGGTAGTGATTGAGCTGAGGAAGGATGCAATGGAGGAGATCGTGCTTAATCAACTGTTTGTCCACACCCAGATGGAACTTTCGTTCGGGATAATAAATTTAGCCCTTGTGAACAATGTGCCAAAGCTTCTCAATCTCAAGGAACTAATACACTATTTTGTGGAGCACAGAGTGGATGTGGTGACTAAACGGAGCCAGTATGAGCTGCGAAAGGCGGAGGAAAGAGCCCACATCTTGAATGGCTTGATTATTGCCCTTGAAAATATTGACGAGACAATCAGGATAATCCGAAAGGCGAGAACAGTCGAAGATGCAAAGAAAACGCTCATGGCAAGATTTTTGCTTAGTGAGGAGCAGGCAAAAGCCATTCTGGACATGCGGTTGCAGAAACTCACAGGGATGGAAGTGGAAGGAGTTCGGAATGAGCTTGCCATGCTTAATCAAAAAATTACAGAACTCAAAGATTTGCTTTCTTCTCGTGAAAAAATTTTGGCTGTGATTAAGAAGGAACTGCTTGAACTCAAAGAAAAGTATGGTGATGAAAGAAGAACCCAGATTGAGGTTTCCACAAGAGAAGTGACAGTAGAAGACCTCATCCCCGATGAGCCCACTGTGATTCTGTTCACAAATACAGGCTACATAAAGCGGATGCCAGTTGATTCCTATAGAATGCAAAGAAGAGGTGGTAAGGGCTTGATTGGAATGGAGACGAAGGAGGAGGACTACATAACCAGAATAATTCATGCGATGACCCATGACAACATTCTGTTCTTCACCACGAAGGGCAAAGTGTATGAGTTGAAAGCGTATGAGATTCCCCAGGGCGAGCGTTACGCAAAAGGAAAGGCAATTGTGAATCTGCTGCCCAAACTTGAGCAGGGAGAGAGGGTGCTTACAGCAGTCGGTGTGCGAGAATTTGATGATGCCCATTACCTGGTTTTTGCAACGAAGAAAGGGCTGATAAAGAAAACGCTCTTGCAGGAGTATGCAAACATAAGAAGCAGTGGAATCATTGCTCTCAATCTTGAGGAAAACGATGAGTTGATAGATGTGAGAATTTCTGAAGGTAATCAGGAAGTGATTCTGGCTACAGCTGATGGGCTCGCAGTTCGCTTTAACGAGAGCGATGTGAGAGCAACTGGCAGAGCCACATATGGAGTTATTGGTATCCGTTTGAACGAAGGTGATTATGTGGTGAGCATGGCTACAGTTGAGCCAGGTGAGGACATACTCTCAATCACTGAGAATGGCTTTGGGAAGAGGACGCCGCTTGAGGACTACAGGAAAACGAGGCGGGGAGGAAAGGGTGTAATCACCATAGTGACAAACGAGCGAAATGGCAGAGTTGTTCGTGTGCTGGGTGTTAAGGAAACTGATGAAATAATTGTGACGAGCCATGCCTCAAAGGTGATAAGAACTAGGGTCTCTGAAATTCCGAAACAAGGGAGAAACACGATGGGTGCCAGGGTGATGCGGCTTGATGAAGGAGAGAAGGTGATAGCGGTTGCCAAGCTTGCAAATGAAGAGGATTCCGCTGATAAGTCAGGAAAATAA
- a CDS encoding HEAT repeat domain-containing protein: protein MDEHLRAALMEMEKKKDINGINVMLSHQGWEVRLAAADALARLAVYKVGDASSVPLLTKCLYDSSEHVRATSAYALGRLAVIGIGSGTSMLPLRKCLVDRNPLVRGNAIVALAALAIRLKIGDMTEVIETLGRWLRNSEGSMKADACMRIGWIACELRFGDASTIPLLNQCLQEEDENLAEMAAFALHSLAMLGVAERSSIQLLEEHIKKHPNSVHGRNALEAVKSVVEREKGKNRKRITFF, encoded by the coding sequence GTGGATGAGCATCTGCGGGCTGCACTTATGGAAATGGAGAAGAAAAAAGATATCAATGGAATAAATGTGATGCTATCACATCAGGGCTGGGAGGTGCGGCTCGCTGCAGCAGACGCACTTGCCAGATTGGCTGTTTATAAGGTAGGCGATGCCTCCTCTGTGCCCCTCCTCACTAAATGTCTCTATGACAGTTCAGAACATGTGAGAGCCACTTCTGCCTATGCATTGGGAAGGTTAGCTGTGATTGGAATTGGAAGCGGCACCTCTATGCTCCCATTGCGAAAATGCCTGGTAGACAGGAACCCGCTAGTGCGGGGAAATGCAATTGTGGCTCTTGCTGCTCTTGCGATTCGTCTTAAGATAGGGGATATGACAGAGGTGATTGAAACCCTAGGAAGATGGCTCAGAAACAGTGAGGGAAGTATGAAGGCAGATGCCTGCATGAGGATTGGCTGGATTGCATGTGAGCTAAGGTTTGGTGATGCTTCAACAATTCCCTTGCTCAACCAGTGTCTTCAGGAGGAAGATGAGAATTTAGCCGAAATGGCTGCTTTTGCGCTTCACTCACTTGCGATGCTTGGAGTTGCTGAACGAAGCTCAATCCAATTGCTTGAAGAACACATCAAAAAACACCCGAACTCAGTTCATGGAAGAAATGCATTGGAGGCAGTGAAAAGCGTGGTTGAGAGAGAAAAAGGGAAAAATAGAAAGAGAATTACTTTCTTCTGA
- a CDS encoding right-handed parallel beta-helix repeat-containing protein, protein MSERGKASRLGIKKHSEMPAFFLFAVLLLGGIVGMAEKVSIVGVPETQEEAKMRGISHPPIHINGNADFANQAASEGWAGNGTAENPYIIEEYEIDANEGSYCIWIRNTDVYFVIRNCVLWNATGFSAPYGCGIVLANVMNGIIENNTVREFSYKGIYLDSSEKIVITSNNVSVSRGTYGIDFWKSHNSTISWNNISTGQCGISLYSNSSNNIIAFNEISYSEDGIYLAEAINTTLFNNKMINCGIVFGGSDIANWNTHEIDMTNTVNGKAIYYYKNLDDGTMPLEAGQIILANCTNLTVAHLNITNATAGIQLCFCRNCTIMENNLSGHAEGGILLIHSNSNTIIRNNVYENGYGGILLSFSTDNNLTENIISNSTMWCGIDLYFSTNNSITNNDVSNNSNYGISVEFSSFNIIASNLFYGNVKYAVRIAYSSTSNSIYHNTFIANGATALRYLSQGVSNDTPNGAKGVNGNSQAYDSVGGNYWYDTTTNEGNYWSNWDGNGWGTPDAYPIDGNAGASDWYPLGSPVSEFSEITLWVFAAIILLCLRRFRRK, encoded by the coding sequence ATGAGCGAGAGAGGTAAAGCAAGCAGATTGGGAATTAAGAAGCATAGCGAAATGCCTGCATTTTTTCTGTTCGCTGTGTTGCTTTTGGGTGGGATTGTTGGGATGGCCGAGAAGGTCAGCATTGTTGGTGTTCCCGAAACGCAGGAAGAGGCGAAAATGCGGGGCATATCTCATCCACCTATCCACATAAACGGAAATGCAGATTTTGCAAACCAGGCAGCAAGTGAGGGCTGGGCAGGAAATGGCACAGCAGAAAATCCGTACATAATTGAGGAGTATGAGATAGATGCCAATGAAGGTAGTTATTGCATCTGGATAAGGAATACAGATGTATATTTTGTGATAAGGAATTGTGTGCTGTGGAATGCAACTGGTTTTTCAGCACCATATGGATGTGGAATAGTTCTGGCCAATGTGATGAATGGCATTATTGAAAACAACACTGTAAGAGAGTTTTCATACAAGGGGATATATCTGGATTCTTCGGAAAAGATTGTAATCACATCCAACAATGTGTCAGTCTCAAGGGGCACCTATGGCATTGACTTCTGGAAGTCGCACAACAGCACTATCTCATGGAATAATATTTCCACAGGTCAGTGTGGTATCTCTCTTTATTCCAATTCAAGCAACAACATAATTGCTTTCAACGAAATTTCTTATTCGGAAGATGGCATATATCTGGCGGAAGCAATAAACACGACTTTATTCAATAATAAGATGATAAACTGCGGGATTGTATTTGGTGGAAGTGATATTGCAAACTGGAATACTCATGAGATTGACATGACAAACACCGTTAATGGAAAAGCGATATATTATTACAAAAATCTGGATGATGGCACTATGCCTTTGGAGGCTGGCCAGATAATTCTTGCTAATTGCACAAATCTCACTGTGGCCCACTTGAATATTACGAATGCAACCGCAGGCATTCAACTTTGTTTTTGTAGAAACTGCACAATAATGGAAAACAATTTATCTGGCCACGCTGAAGGAGGAATCCTCCTGATACACTCTAATAGCAATACAATAATAAGGAATAATGTGTACGAGAACGGCTATGGTGGAATTCTTCTATCGTTCTCTACAGATAACAATCTGACCGAGAATATTATCTCAAATTCCACTATGTGGTGCGGGATTGATTTATATTTCTCAACAAACAATAGCATAACCAATAACGATGTTTCAAACAATTCCAATTACGGAATTTCTGTGGAGTTTTCTTCATTCAACATCATCGCATCCAATCTGTTTTACGGCAATGTAAAATACGCTGTGCGCATCGCCTACAGTTCCACATCCAACTCCATCTACCACAACACCTTCATAGCCAACGGAGCTACCGCCCTACGATACCTGAGCCAAGGGGTATCTAACGACACCCCGAACGGTGCAAAGGGTGTTAACGGGAACTCTCAGGCCTACGATAGCGTTGGCGGCAACTACTGGTATGATACCACAACCAATGAAGGCAATTACTGGAGCAACTGGGATGGTAATGGCTGGGGTACACCAGATGCCTACCCAATAGATGGAAATGCTGGTGCAAGCGACTGGTATCCACTTGGGAGTCCAGTGAGCGAATTTTCCGAGATTACTCTGTGGGTATTTGCCGCAATCATTCTCCTGTGCCTCCGTCGGTTCAGAAGAAAGTAA
- a CDS encoding HD domain-containing protein has protein sequence MSEFKTIHDCVHSEGSASPYGTPSPFKTIHDCVHRSIRLDGVRKELLELPELQRLANIKQLGLAYLVFPGANHTRLEHSIGTSYVAERIAKAIGLPDEEIKLVSVAAMLHDVGHGPFSHTLEGVLYRSKGVEHMDITKGIITGDYDVIGDERRKILGEERKIPDVLEKYGLKPEDVAELVKETRHVFNWELMSYSKEKNKYLKQLIHGPFDADQVDYLLRDAYYTGVAHGTIDFDRLLNTVALENGELCFHRKGITAIEGMLVARALMYSSVYFHKTVRIAETMLARSVEDLEKIEENIQNFVDAELMEYLMRKNERTRNTMVSIRYRKLFKKVYSRNARELDDAEREILYEISKDWRKRKEAEERIARMSNAGNGNVIIDIPIPELLLSEPRIDKTEVKVVAENGATMLSKLSPLAEALRIRNVVDWVVMVSCHPKYRKDVEKVVERGLFG, from the coding sequence ATGAGTGAGTTCAAAACCATCCATGACTGTGTTCATAGCGAGGGGAGTGCCTCCCCCTACGGTACCCCCTCTCCATTTAAAACCATCCATGACTGTGTTCATAGAAGCATAAGGCTGGATGGTGTGAGAAAAGAACTGCTGGAACTTCCAGAACTCCAGCGCCTTGCCAACATCAAACAACTTGGCCTGGCCTACCTTGTCTTTCCAGGTGCTAACCACACTCGACTGGAGCACTCTATTGGCACTTCGTATGTGGCAGAGCGAATCGCTAAAGCAATTGGTTTGCCAGATGAAGAAATAAAACTTGTGAGTGTTGCTGCGATGCTCCACGATGTCGGGCATGGACCATTTTCACACACGCTTGAAGGTGTGCTTTACCGCTCCAAAGGTGTAGAACACATGGATATCACAAAGGGAATCATCACTGGGGATTACGATGTTATTGGTGATGAAAGAAGAAAGATACTGGGGGAAGAGAGAAAAATTCCTGATGTGCTTGAAAAATACGGTTTGAAACCAGAGGATGTAGCAGAGCTTGTGAAGGAAACGAGGCATGTGTTCAACTGGGAATTGATGAGTTATAGCAAAGAAAAAAACAAGTATCTCAAGCAATTAATTCATGGTCCTTTTGATGCCGACCAGGTGGATTATCTTTTGAGGGATGCCTATTATACTGGTGTAGCCCATGGTACTATTGATTTTGACAGGTTGCTGAACACTGTTGCCTTGGAAAACGGAGAACTCTGCTTTCACAGGAAGGGAATCACAGCGATAGAGGGAATGCTGGTAGCAAGGGCATTGATGTATTCCTCTGTTTACTTCCACAAAACAGTGAGGATTGCAGAGACAATGCTTGCCAGGAGTGTTGAAGATCTTGAGAAAATTGAGGAAAACATCCAGAACTTTGTGGATGCAGAGTTGATGGAGTATCTGATGCGGAAAAATGAGAGAACAAGGAATACAATGGTCTCAATAAGATACAGAAAACTTTTCAAAAAGGTTTATTCGAGAAATGCAAGGGAGCTGGATGATGCAGAACGGGAGATTCTCTACGAAATCAGCAAGGACTGGCGAAAGCGAAAAGAGGCAGAGGAACGAATTGCGAGAATGAGCAATGCAGGAAATGGAAATGTAATCATTGATATTCCAATCCCAGAACTCCTGCTGTCAGAACCAAGAATTGACAAGACAGAGGTGAAAGTGGTTGCAGAGAACGGTGCAACAATGCTTTCTAAACTCAGCCCACTCGCCGAGGCATTGAGAATAAGGAATGTGGTGGATTGGGTCGTGATGGTCTCCTGCCATCCGAAATACCGCAAAGATGTGGAAAAGGTTGTTGAACGCGGATTATTCGGGTAA
- the tmk gene encoding dTMP kinase, giving the protein MKGKFITIEGIDGTGKSTLIPALKSFIEELGLEVTVTTEPTDTWLGKNVKRGFTEEISPFTETFLFLADRCEHTKWVREEVRKGKIVLCDRYADSTYAYQGAALENIIEKPMDWLIEISRHVVIEPDLTILLVAKPETVIQRIAPRGEWTKFERLEYLRKVNENYLNLAKKFERIRVVDAEQSPAAVLETAKTLVHKCVGGEKNE; this is encoded by the coding sequence ATGAAAGGAAAATTTATCACAATAGAGGGAATTGATGGCACTGGCAAAAGCACACTGATTCCGGCCCTCAAGTCATTTATTGAGGAGCTTGGCTTGGAAGTTACTGTGACCACAGAACCAACTGATACCTGGCTTGGAAAGAATGTGAAGCGTGGCTTTACTGAAGAGATTTCTCCTTTTACTGAAACATTTCTCTTTCTTGCAGATAGATGTGAGCATACAAAGTGGGTAAGGGAAGAAGTGAGAAAGGGAAAAATTGTGCTCTGCGACAGGTATGCTGACTCCACTTATGCTTACCAGGGTGCTGCACTTGAAAACATAATTGAAAAGCCAATGGATTGGTTAATTGAAATTAGCAGGCATGTGGTGATAGAGCCAGACCTCACAATTTTGCTCGTGGCAAAGCCAGAAACAGTGATTCAAAGAATTGCACCCAGAGGAGAGTGGACCAAATTCGAACGCCTTGAGTATCTAAGAAAGGTGAACGAGAATTATCTGAACCTTGCAAAAAAGTTTGAAAGAATAAGAGTGGTGGATGCAGAACAGAGCCCTGCAGCAGTGCTGGAAACTGCAAAAACTCTAGTTCATAAATGTGTTGGAGGTGAAAAAAATGAGTGA
- a CDS encoding PH domain-containing protein produces MENSFELQPYETLLGNVKMHRIALLKLFVSTGIAIIMVILFVFASGLMLKDIRHDATALLQLEIMTIITLCLGLTVYFLSFSFLKKYFALRIFGYLWVIVLSFVVATCAVAALYEEFLRSFPEPWWSEILGSQFKLSSIFFVILLMILSSILYKISHLVSPDHKLPLVTASITMALVSLITLLPSLEFIYSSDTRNKAFLILTGLTIAHAAISVFYLAYGGKMRALITNQRVIIEETFLTTKYTEQPYDQILKVMYSQSWLGRKYNFGNIVIETGKWAKVEGRTLLLKNTVVLPAVENPLLVKNTLIALANARAAMSAAFQHVQQKTEAKPQATAVFREVEKKPPVF; encoded by the coding sequence ATGGAGAATAGCTTTGAGCTCCAGCCCTATGAGACCCTCCTTGGAAATGTGAAGATGCACCGCATCGCATTGCTGAAACTCTTTGTCAGCACCGGCATTGCAATCATAATGGTCATTCTCTTCGTTTTTGCCTCTGGTCTGATGCTTAAGGACATAAGACACGATGCCACTGCATTGTTGCAACTTGAAATCATGACGATTATCACACTGTGCCTGGGTCTTACTGTCTATTTTCTCTCCTTCTCCTTTTTGAAAAAGTACTTTGCGCTGAGGATTTTTGGTTACCTCTGGGTGATTGTGCTGTCTTTTGTTGTAGCCACCTGTGCTGTTGCAGCACTTTATGAGGAGTTTCTTCGCTCATTTCCAGAGCCCTGGTGGTCTGAAATTCTCGGCTCCCAATTCAAGCTCTCCTCAATTTTCTTCGTTATTTTGCTCATGATTTTAAGCAGCATTCTGTACAAAATCTCGCATCTTGTAAGCCCTGACCACAAACTTCCCCTTGTTACCGCTTCGATAACAATGGCACTGGTTTCCCTCATCACACTCCTACCCTCACTTGAATTTATCTATAGCTCTGACACAAGGAACAAGGCATTCCTTATTCTCACTGGCTTAACAATCGCCCATGCTGCAATTTCCGTCTTTTATCTTGCCTATGGGGGAAAAATGCGTGCTCTAATCACAAACCAGAGAGTGATCATAGAAGAGACATTTCTCACCACAAAATACACAGAACAGCCCTATGACCAGATTCTGAAAGTGATGTATTCTCAATCCTGGCTTGGAAGAAAATACAACTTCGGAAACATTGTGATTGAGACAGGGAAATGGGCAAAGGTGGAGGGAAGAACCTTGCTTCTGAAGAACACCGTGGTGCTTCCTGCTGTAGAAAATCCTCTGCTTGTGAAAAACACGCTCATTGCATTGGCAAATGCCAGGGCTGCAATGTCCGCTGCATTCCAGCATGTGCAACAGAAAACCGAGGCAAAGCCGCAGGCAACTGCTGTGTTTCGTGAAGTGGAAAAAAAGCCACCTGTCTTCTGA